DNA from Pirellulaceae bacterium:
CGCTGGTCAGCACACATTGGCAAGCGCAGGGAGTGTTTGTGGGTGCAACGCCGTCGCGCATTGGCTGAGCGGACTGTTGCCAAACTTGGTTGACGACCGTCGAGTAGGGTGGGATCGAAGAGGATTTCAATTCTATCACGATCCAGCGATCGCTGGAGACGCGGTAGACAATTTGGCGCAAGTCCGCTGCGCTTTGCAATTGTGCATTCAACAGTTCGGTACTCTGCTCGGTGGCGCGGACCGCGTAGATTGAGACGCGACAAGGACCAACTACTGTTTGACGGTTGGCATTTTGGAAAATCCAACTGCGTACCAAACTGGCCACCTCGTCGATAGGCAGTGCGAGGCTAATGACATTGCCCCCTCCGGCGCAAATGTGTGCCGACAGACTGCCTCCCAGCGACCGCACAAGTGACTTGGCAATGTGCAATCCGGAATCGGCTAGTTCCAAGACGTCTTCGCTGGTGTCATTGGCAATCTTCAACAGGCGCGACGGCATTTCCGGTCCTTGATCCTCTATGGAAATAACCAAACGTTGCGATTGAAGGTGGTGCCAAGCTGCCGTGATGGAAATCGTATCATTTGCGCGGCAGGAAGTGACCGTGCCCACAAGCAAGTGGAATAGTGCTCGGCTGAGCCGCTGGTAATCTGTGTACAACAGCGGCAAGTCGTCATTCCAGCCTTGCCAAGTCAACTGCACTGACTTGGCATCAGCGATCGTGTCAAACGTCCTTGCCAGTACAGACCGCCAATTTTGAGGATGAAAACGACGACGTATAAGCGGACTGGATGAACTGTTCGAACCGGGCTGGAAGTGAGCGATTTGCTTGGCCCATTGGGTCACCAACTGAATCTGTGTATTGGCAGCGGACAGGTATTGCGAATCTTCTCGCGACAGATGGCCACTATATGCCACTCGAGTTTTTAGGGCATCCAGAATGTGCTGGGCAGCTACAAGGGGACTCGTGATTTGATCTGCAAAGTCGATTTCTCTTGGCTGCGGATTAGCACACGTGGATAGGTCCGGATGCGAGCTAGCTGTAGCCAAGAAAGGCTCCGGCTGTGGGTGTTCCGCATGCGCTTGGGGACGCCCCTCTACCGATCGTCGGGCCGCGTGTGGGAGATGTGGAGCTAGGGCTGAATGAGGTGCGTGAAGCCGGCCCTGCAGCGGATTATCCAGCGACCGGCGGCCTGGGCTATTGGACTCGGTAGCTCCGGCAACTTGAATTGTAGGTTCACAGCTGGCTGGTTGCCTGCCCTGAACGGTGCCGGTGGTGATCTGCCCAGTGGCTATCACCCTCGAAGTCGGTTGGACGTTGACCTGCAG
Protein-coding regions in this window:
- a CDS encoding HAMP domain-containing histidine kinase, coding for MNSSNAHQPSRHYLQVNVQPTSRVIATGQITTGTVQGRQPASCEPTIQVAGATESNSPGRRSLDNPLQGRLHAPHSALAPHLPHAARRSVEGRPQAHAEHPQPEPFLATASSHPDLSTCANPQPREIDFADQITSPLVAAQHILDALKTRVAYSGHLSREDSQYLSAANTQIQLVTQWAKQIAHFQPGSNSSSSPLIRRRFHPQNWRSVLARTFDTIADAKSVQLTWQGWNDDLPLLYTDYQRLSRALFHLLVGTVTSCRANDTISITAAWHHLQSQRLVISIEDQGPEMPSRLLKIANDTSEDVLELADSGLHIAKSLVRSLGGSLSAHICAGGGNVISLALPIDEVASLVRSWIFQNANRQTVVGPCRVSIYAVRATEQSTELLNAQLQSAADLRQIVYRVSSDRWIVIELKSSSIPPYSTVVNQVWQQSAQPMRDGVAPTNTPCACQCVLTSGSFALVKSATMDPMLSGLPQIIEQVSAAMRKLISGHKLLVENVELDQPATQAITRSTSVAAAQPSRGKIVRPDDAQPGAQVVSEIVKQWKVVQAKLARLNDKLPQ